A single genomic interval of Littorina saxatilis isolate snail1 linkage group LG17, US_GU_Lsax_2.0, whole genome shotgun sequence harbors:
- the LOC138953403 gene encoding UDP-galactose transporter senju-like isoform X2, giving the protein MGLISAEMFPTKLSFIIFISYMGLFINQGILVTTSKSKDNSYSYSTVTVVLLTECLKLVAAVILYMKDHTVSEFTAEFIKHRKVLMLYFIPAGLYCLYNNLQFTNLANYDPTTYFLLLQLRVVVTGVVFQFLFKKHLSRVQWASVFLLTLGCIIKEISHVTKATTAAAAAQASSAEAAGAGAGEVSWLAFFNIHLVFILLQVFSSCFAGVYNEYLLKDAGCDVHIMMANVYMYVQSILCNLIALTCKGELFSAFTVAGLSALAQPSVLAIIANNAAIGIVTSLFLRTLNSILKTFASALELMFTAILCWMIFGIPVDLYTFLALLIVIAATFLYAQNPVVNKARNEVVAEAKQTDSKV; this is encoded by the exons ATGGGGCTCATTTCAGCGGAGATGTTTCCCACGAAACTCAGTTTCATTATCTTCATTTCCTACATGGGATTGTTCATTAATCAAG GAATTCTGGTGACTACTTCCAAGTCAAAAGACAACAGTTACAGCTACAGTACAGTGACCGTGGTACTGCTGACAGAATGCCTCAAACTTGTGGCTGCCGTGATTCTCTATATGAAGGA ccATACAGTGTCAGAATTTACAGCTGAATTCATCAAGCACAGAAAGG TGCTGATGCTGTACTTCATCCCAGCAGGCCTGTACTGTCTCTACAACAACCTGCAGTTCACCAACCTCGCTAACTACGACCCCACCACATACTTCCTTCTGCTCCAGCTGAGGGTGGTGGTCACAGGTGTTGTTTTTCAG tttctgttcaaAAAACATCTGAGCAGGGTCCAGTGGGCGTCTGTCTTCCTTCTCACCCTTGGCTGCATCATCAAGGAAATCAGCCACGTCACCAAGGCCACCACCGCTGCAGCAGCGGCGCAAGCAAGCTCAGCGGAGGCGGCGGGGGCGGGAGCAGGAGAGGTTAGCTGGCTCGCCTTCTTCAACATTCACCTGGTCTTCATCCTCCTGCAGGTGTTTTCTTCCTGTTTCGCTGGAGTCTACAACGAGTACCTGCTGAAAGACGCTGGCTGCGACGTCCATATCATGATGGCTAACGTCTACATGTACGTCCAGTCTATCCTGTGCAATCTCATCGCACTGACCTGTAAGGGTGAACTGTTCTCCGCCTTCACGGTGGCTGGACTTTCTGCGCTGGCTCAGCCCTCTGTGCTGGCTATCATTGCCAACAACGCTGCCATCGGCATCGTCACATCTCTATTCCTCCGTACTCTCAACTCCATCCTCAAGACTTTTGCCTCTGCTCTAGAGCTCATGTTCACGGCTATTTTGTGCTGGATGATTTTCGGTATACCTGTCGACCTGTACACTTTCCTGGCGCTGTTAATAGTGATCGCTGCTACGTTCCTGTACGCTCAGAACCCTGTCGTGAACAAAGCACGAAACGAGGTTGTGGCGGAGGCAAAGCAGACAGACTCAAAAGTTTGA
- the LOC138953403 gene encoding UDP-galactose transporter senju-like isoform X1 — protein MGLISAEMFPTKLSFIIFISYMGLFINQGILVTTSKSKDNSYSYSTVTVVLLTECLKLVAAVILYMKDHTVSEFTAEFIKHRKVLMLYFIPAGLYCLYNNLQFTNLANYDPTTYFLLLQLRVVVTGVVFQFLFKKHLSRVQWASVFLLTLGCIIKEISHVTKATTAAAAAQAGSAEAAGAGAGEVSWLAFFNIHLVFILLQVFSSCFAGVYNEYLLKDAGCDVHIMMANVYMYVQSILCNLIALTCKGELFSAFTVAGLSALAQPSVLAIIANNAAIGIVTSLFLRTLNSILKTFASALELMFTAILCWMIFGIPVDLYTFLALLIVIAATFLYAQNPVVNKARNEVVAEAKQTDSKV, from the exons ATGGGGCTCATTTCAGCGGAGATGTTTCCCACGAAACTCAGTTTCATTATCTTCATTTCCTACATGGGATTGTTCATTAATCAAG GAATTCTGGTGACTACTTCCAAGTCAAAAGACAACAGTTACAGCTACAGTACAGTGACCGTGGTACTGCTGACAGAATGCCTCAAACTTGTGGCTGCCGTGATTCTCTATATGAAGGA ccATACAGTGTCAGAATTTACAGCTGAATTCATCAAGCACAGAAAGG TGCTGATGCTGTACTTCATCCCAGCAGGCCTGTACTGTCTCTACAACAACCTGCAGTTCACCAACCTCGCTAACTACGACCCCACCACATACTTCCTTCTGCTCCAGCTGAGGGTGGTGGTCACAGGTGTTGTTTTTCAG tttctgttcaaAAAACATCTGAGCAGAGTCCAGTGGGCGTCTGTCTTCCTTCTCACCCTTGGCTGCATCATCAAGGAAATCAGCCACGTCACCAAGGCCACCACCGCTGCAGCAGCGGCGCAAGCAGGCTCAGCGGAGGCGGCAGGGGCGGGAGCAGGAGAGGTTAGCTGGCTCGCCTTCTTCAACATTCACCTGGTCTTCATCCTCCTGCAGGTGTTTTCTTCCTGTTTCGCTGGAGTCTACAACGAGTACCTGCTGAAAGACGCTGGCTGTGACGTCCATATCATGATGGCTAACGTCTACATGTACGTCCAGTCTATCCTGTGCAATCTCATCGCACTGACCTGTAAGGGTGAACTGTTCTCCGCCTTCACGGTGGCTGGACTTTCTGCGCTGGCTCAGCCCTCTGTGCTGGCTATCATTGCCAACAACGCTGCCATCGGCATCGTCACATCTCTATTCCTCCGTACTCTCAACTCCATCCTCAAGACTTTTGCCTCTGCTCTAGAGCTCATGTTCACGGCTATTTTGTGCTGGATGATTTTCGGTATACCTGTCGACCTGTACACTTTCCTGGCGCTGTTAATAGTGATCGCTGCTACGTTCCTGTACGCTCAGAACCCTGTCGTGAACAAAGCACGAAACGAGGTTGTGGCGGAGGCAAAGCAGACAGACTCAAAAGTTTGA
- the LOC138953541 gene encoding histone acetyltransferase KAT8-like, which yields MADDKKHNEDSNRNGQKNDNLPDIGEHFMVQRPDNTWHSAEIIQIRPNEQPGGGNSTYEYYVHYEGFNRRLDEWIELDRFDLNTKGEDLQNKEKDVTLILTDLMDGTDRKITRNQKRRHDEINHVQKTYAEMDPTTAALEKEHEAITKVKYIDKIQIGKYEIDAWYFSPYPDEYGKQSKLWVCEYCLKYMKMERSFRYHQSQCTWRHPPGIEIYRKGSISLYEVDGREAKLYCQNLCLLAKLFLDHKTLYFDVEPFMFYILTEVDRQGCHLVGYFSKEKESPDGNNVACILTLPPFQRKGYGKFLIAFSYALSLMEGSVGSPEKPLSDLGKLSYRSYWSWVLLELLRDMRGTFSIKDLSHMTSISQNDIISTLQSMNMVKYWKGQHVVCVTPKLVEEHLKSAQYKRPPITVDPGFLRWQPPKKLPKLAKK from the exons ATGGCGGACGATAAGAAGCACAATGAAGACAGCAACAGAAATGGTCAAAAGAATGATAATTTACCAGACATCGGCGAACATTTTATGGTACAAAGGCCGGACAACACGTGGCATTCCGCGGAAATCATTCAGATTCGCCCAAACGAACAACCGGGAGGAGGAAACAGCACATACGAGTACTACGTTCATTATGAAGGTTTTAACCGCCGTCTGGACGAATGGATTGAACTCGATAG GTTTGACCTGAATACCAAGGGGGAGGACCTACAGAACAAGGAGAAAGATGTGACCCTCATCCTGACAGACCTCATGGATGGCACCGACCGcaagatcacacgcaaccaaaaaCGTCGCCATGACGAGATCAACCATGTGCAGAAAACCTACGCCGAGATGGACCCCACCACTGCTGCCTTGGAGAAGGAACATGAAGCCATCACCAAGGTCAAGTACATCGACAAGATCCAAATCGGCAAGTACGAGATCGATGCGTGGTATTTCTCGCCCTACCCTGACGAGTACGGCAAGCAGTCAAAGCTGTGGGTCTGCGAGTACTGTCTGAAGTACATGAAGATGGAGAGGTCGTTCCGATACCATCAGTCACAGTGTACGTGGCGGCATCCACCTGGGATCGAGATCTACCGCAAAGGCAGTATTTCGCTGTATGAAGTGGATGGGCGTGAGGCAAAACTGTACTGCCAGAATCTGTGTCTTTTGGCAAAACTGTTCCTGGACCACAAGACACTCTACTTCGATGTTGAGCCGTTCATGTTCTACATCTTGACGGAAGTTGACCGACAGGGCTGCCACCTGGTGGGCTATTTCTCCAAGGAGAAGGAGTCACCCGACGGCAACAACGTGGCCTGCATCCTCACCCTCCCGCCCTTTCAGCGCAAAGGCTACGGCAAGTTTCTCATCGCGTTCAGCTACGCCCTGTCACTCATGGAGGGGTCTGTGGGATCGCCGGAGAAGCCGCTCTCCGACCTGGGCAAGTTGAGCTATCGCAGCTACTGGTCGTGGGTGCTACTGGAACTTCTGCGGGACATGCGCGGCACCTTCTCCATCAAGGACCTCTCCCACATGACCTCCATCTCCCAGAATGACATCATCAGCACTCTGCAGAGCATGAACATGGTCAAGTACTGGAAGGGTCAACACGTGGTGTGTGTCACTCCCAAACTGGTGGAGGAACACCTGAAGAGCGCTCAGTACAAACGTCCGCCTATCACTGTCGATCCCGGTTTTCTGCGCTGGCAGCCGCCTAAGAAATTGCCGAAGCTGGCAAAGAAATGA